GACCGTATCCATTTCCTCGATATTTGTATTGAAATATCTGCCAATGGCCGGCGGAAGATCACGCTCCATCTGTCCGACCCGGTAAACAAAATTAAAGCCGAAGAAATCCCCGGCACAGCCGACGGGCGCATGGTTAACCATCGCCGCATCCCGAATCATGGATAATTGGCAAAAAGCGTTCCCTGAGCTGCAGCCCATGCATTGGCTGAAAGAACGGGTGCCGTCCTTGAGACAGCCGTTGCTGGAGCAGTCGACCAGTTCTCCCGCGGTGCCGGCAAAGCCCGTTATCGAACCCAGACGCTTCTCGCGCACCGGGACCTCGGTTAAATTCAAGTTCACTTTCGGCATGTCCTCTCCTCCTTTGCGTTATAAAATATTCCTGCTGAATTGAAGGCACCAGAAACGCTACACCAGTGTCTCCACAAAAGCTTTCTCGAACGCCTGCTCCAAATCGGCGATCAAATCGTCGGCATTCTCCAAACCAATGGAAAGACGGATCGTTTCCGGCTTGATTCCGGCTAAAATCTGTTCTTCCGCGTTCAGTTCGCCATGCGTCGTCTTCGGCGAATTGATAATCAGCGACCGGGCATCTCCCACATTGGCATGATAACTGAACAGTTCCACCGAATTGAGGAAGATCTTGAGCTGCTCATCGTTTCCTGTGAAGCCAAAGGAGAAGATCGAACCGGCGCCTTTCGGGAAATACTTGTCGGCCAGTGTTTTGTACGGATTGCCTTCGGCGGCGGGATGGTTAACCCAGCTTACTTTGTCGTTTCCTTGAAGATACTGTACAATTTTCAGCGCGTTCGACACCTGCTTGTCAATCCGCTCCGACAGCGTAACAATGCCTTGAATCAGCAGGAAAGCATCGAACGGGCTGAGCGAAGCTCCAAAATAAGCCAGATAACTGAGCCGTATTCTTGTCGTAAACGGGGCATCCGGGAACACCTCAAGAATGCTGCGTTCGCGCCCTGTATTCTGATCTCTCAGCAAGAACTGTGGCTCTTGAAAGTGCGGGAATTTTCCGTTGTCCCAGTTAAATTGGCCGTTCTCCACGATGACCCCGCCGAGTGTCGTTCCATGGCCCCCGATCGCTTTGGTCGCCGAGTAAATGATAATGTCCGCTCCATGAGCAAAAGAGTCGAATAAATACGGAGTACCGAACGTATTGTCGATAACCAGCGGAATCCCGTTGTCATGCGCAACCTTGGCGATGGCTTCAACGTCCAGGATCGTCGCATTCGGGTTGCTGATGCTCTCAATCAGCACCGCTTTGGTATCCGGTCCGATGGCTTGGCGGAAGGATTCCGGATCATCCGAGTTCTCTACAAAATCGACTTGGACGCCGAATTTAGGGAATAGGCGCTTGATGGCGTCAAAGGTTCCTCCGTACAGCTGAGGCGTTGTTAAGATTCGCCCGCCCCCCTCTGCCAGGTTCAGCAAAGTATAAGCAATCGCGGCCATTCCTGACGCGACGGCAACAGCACCGGTTCCTTTATCCAGAGCAGTCAACCGCTGCTCCAGCACATCTACGGTCGGATTCCCGATCCGTGTGTACAGGAAGCCCGCTTCCTCAAGACCGAACAATTTCTCGGCCCGTTCCACGCTGCCCAAATCGTATGAAGCCGTCTGATAAATCGGTACGGCAACCGCATAATTATGATCGCTGGATTGGTAGCCCGCTCTTACCTT
This region of Paenibacillus sp. URB8-2 genomic DNA includes:
- a CDS encoding O-acetylhomoserine aminocarboxypropyltransferase/cysteine synthase family protein — translated: MSEKQLGFDTLKVRAGYQSSDHNYAVAVPIYQTASYDLGSVERAEKLFGLEEAGFLYTRIGNPTVDVLEQRLTALDKGTGAVAVASGMAAIAYTLLNLAEGGGRILTTPQLYGGTFDAIKRLFPKFGVQVDFVENSDDPESFRQAIGPDTKAVLIESISNPNATILDVEAIAKVAHDNGIPLVIDNTFGTPYLFDSFAHGADIIIYSATKAIGGHGTTLGGVIVENGQFNWDNGKFPHFQEPQFLLRDQNTGRERSILEVFPDAPFTTRIRLSYLAYFGASLSPFDAFLLIQGIVTLSERIDKQVSNALKIVQYLQGNDKVSWVNHPAAEGNPYKTLADKYFPKGAGSIFSFGFTGNDEQLKIFLNSVELFSYHANVGDARSLIINSPKTTHGELNAEEQILAGIKPETIRLSIGLENADDLIADLEQAFEKAFVETLV